The Longimicrobium sp. genomic interval ACCATCAACAAGAAGCGCCTCGCATTGCTGTCGGGAAGCCTTGGCCTCGCGATCGTGGCGACGGGCATCTTCTCGACGCCTGGCGAAACTTCCTCCGTGTACGCTTACGGTTTGAGCAACCAGGGAGAAACCTGTGGTGGAACCTGCGGCCCGAACAACCTTTGCTGCAAGATCGAAGTCGTTGTGAACTAAGCTGGACCGATCGAGGTAAACCCGTGCGGCCCCCTCTCCAGCCTTGCTGTGCAACCCGAGCATGCAACATCGGAAACAACCGACGAACTGGATTCGTCTGTCGCTCACCCTTCTTCTGGGTGTTCCAGCCGCCTGCCAGCATGAATCCGGCGCCGGGAAGTACGTGTCGTACGACAGCGCGGGAATCCAAGTTCAGAATACGGGCACCGGCATAGAGCCCAGCGCCTGGGCCCTCGAGGCCGAACCGGTAATCAGCATTGGCGAGGTGGACGGCGCGCCCGAATACATGCTTCACGACGTACGCGGCGCCCTGCGGCTGCCCGACGGCGGAGTCGTGGTCGCCAACAGCGGGAGCAACGAGCTCCGCTGGTACGATGCGGCGGGCAGGCACGTCCGCTCGGCGGGGCGGGACGGCGGCGGGCCGGGCGAGTTCCTGTCGCTTGCGGGGCTCGCCGCCGGCCCCGGCGGACGCGTGCATGCTTGGGACGCCACCAGCCTGCGCCTTTCGACATTCGGTGCGGACGCCGGACTGCAGGGGTACTGGACGGTTCCCGCGGACAGCTTCGGACCGAACGTCGAACTCGCTGGCGTGCTGGCCGACAACTCCGTCGTGCTTCTGGATGGGTCGAGCACGGTATTCACGCTGTCGCCGGCACCCAGGCGCGACTCGATGCGGATCTGGCATGCCTCACCCGGCGGCGCCGTCCGCAGGATGATGACCATCCCCGGCCCGGAACGTATCACCTGGGGTTCAGCCCAGGGCGCGGTGCGCAGCCCGGCGCCGTTCGCCCGCAGCACGCTGACGGCGGTGGGCGATGACCGCGTCTGGATCGGGGACAACGAGCGGTACGAAGTCGGCGGCTATGGCGACGACGGCAGGCTCCGGCGCCTGGTCCGCCGAGCGGCCGCCCCGCGGAAGGTGAGCGACCGGGAGAAGGACGAGTATCGCCGGGCCTGGCGCGAACGCGTCGGCTCCGGAGGCCCGGTCCCCGGCGCCGCCCTGGAGACGTTTCTCGCGGAGATGCCGTTCCCCGAGACCCATCCCGCCTTTTCGGCGCTGCACGTGGATTCCGAGGGCCGGCTGTGGGTGCGCGAGCGCGACGACGCGGCGGGCTCGCACTGGGCGGTGCACGATGAAGACGGCAGGCTGGCGGGATCGCTCACGCTGCCGCCGCGCGCCGAGCCGCTGGACATTTCCGCCAACCACGTCGTCGCCCGCTGGACGGACGAAGACGGGGTGGAGTTCGTCCGCGTCTACCGCTTCAGGCCGTGAACGCACGCGTGGCTGACCCGCGATGATCCGCTTTTCCATCCGCCGTCCGGTCGCCGTCGCCATGGCGTATGCGGCGCTCGCCCTGCTGGGCGTGGCGTCGTGGCTGAACGTGCCCCTGGAGCTGCTCCCCGATACGCAGCTCCCCCGGCTTCGCGTCACCGTCAGCTGGCCCGGCGCCTCGCCCGAGGTCACCGAGGCGTTCCTCACCTCGCCGGTGGAAGCCGCCGTGCAGCAGGTGCGCGGGGTGGAAACGGTCACCAGCACCTCGGAGGAGGGGCGCGGCACGATCGAGGTGGAGTTCGCGCGCAGCGCCGACATGAACTTCGCGCGGATGGACCTGGGCGAGCGGCTGGCCGCGCTCGACGAGAGCCTTCCCGAGGAGGCCGGCCGGCCGGTGGTGGAGCCGTACGTCCCCGAAGAGTTCCAGGAGCAGAACCGCCCGTTCCTCCGCTATACCATCACCGGGCCGCTCACCGCCGAGGCGCTGCGCACGGTGCTGGACGAAACGGTGGCACCCGAGCTGCGCCAGGTGGAGGGCGTGGCCGACGTGCAGGGCTTCGGCGGGCGGCAGCGGGTGCTGGAGATCGCGCTGGACGAGCGGCGCATCCTGGCGCTGGGATTGTCCCCCGAGCAGGTGCGGGAGCGTGTGGCGGAGGCCGAGGACGTGCGCGAGGCCGGCGCGGTGGAGCGCGCGGGAATGCGGTACACGCTCGCCATCCGCGAGTACGCCGGCTCCGCCGAGCGCCTGCGCCGCCTGGCCCTGCTGACGGACCGCGGGCGCGTCGTCCGGCTGCAGGACGTGGCCGTCATCCGCGACACCTACGAGGAGCCGCGCAGCCTGTACCGCATCGACGGGCAGCCGGCGGTCTCGTTCCAGGTGGTCAAGCAGATCGGCAGCAACGTGGTGAAGGTGGCCGACGCGGTGAAGGCCCAGGCGGCGCTCACCGAACGGCGGCTTCCCGGCGGCGCCCGGCTGATCCTGGACGACGACGAAAGCGAGGCCGTCCGCACCCAGCTGACGGACCTGCGCGGCCGCGCCGTCTCGTCGGCGCTCATCGTGTTCGTGGTGCTCTTCCTCTTCCTGCGCTCGTTCCGCTCGGCCGCCATCGTCTTCGCCAGCATCGCCTTCTCGGCCCTCATCACCCTCAACCTGCTGTACTTCGGCGGGCTGACGCTGAACGTGCTGACGCTGATGGGGCTGGCGATGGGCTTCGGGCTGATCATCGACAACGCCGTCGTGGTGCTGGAGAACGTGTACCGACACGCGCGCACCGCCCCGGACGCCCGCGCCGCCGCCGAGCGCGGGGCGGGCGAGATGGTGCTTCCCGTGCTGGCGGCCACGCTGACCACCATCATCGTCTTCATCCCCTTCGTGTACCTGCAGGGCGAGGTGCGGCTCTTCTACGTGCCGCTGGCCATCGTGGTGGGCTTCACCAACCTGGCCTCGCTCTTCGTCACCTTCACCTTTACCCCGGCGCTCGCGGGGCGGCTGCTGGAATCGCGCGTCCGCACCATCCGCGAGCGCGAGGTTTCCACGCGGCGCCCGCCGTACGAGCGGCTGTACGCGTCGGCGGTCTCGGCCACGCTGCGCCGCCCCTGGCTGGCCGTCGTGGCCTCGCTGCTCATGCTGGGGGGCAGCTTTCACCTGTTCGACAAGTACGTCACCCGCGGGACGGTGTGGCAGCCCTGGTGGAACCAGGAATCGTACATCAGCATCAACTTCGGCCTTCCGCGCGGCGAGGAGCTGGAGCGCACCGACGACCTGGTGAAGTACTTCGAGCAGCGGCTGAAGGCCATGCCCGAGGTATCCCGCTTCACCACCTACGTCTACCCGCAGGCCGCGCAGATGCGGGTAGACTTTCCCGACTCGCTGCAGGAAACGTCCATCCCCGTCTCCATCAAGGAGCAGCTGGAGGCGTACAGCCACCAGTACGGCGGGGCCGAGGTGCGGGTGTACGGCTACGGCCCCTCCTTCTACGGCGGGGGCGCGTCGCCGCCCAACTACAGCATCAAGGTGCTGGGATACAACTACGAGCAGGTGCGGCGGATCGCGGACGACCTGGGCACCCGGCTCCAGCGCTTCACACGCATCCAGGACGTCGACACCAACTCGTCGGGGGCGTGGTACCAGCAGGACAAGGCCACCGAGGTGGTGCTGCGGGTGAACCGGCAGGCGCTGGCGGCGCACGGCGTTACCTCGACCGAGGTGGTGCAGCGGGTGAGCGCGGCGGTGGGGCGCAACGGGCAGCGCGGCTTCCTGCGGCTGGGCGACGAGGAGATGGCCTTCAGCGTGGCGCTCGACGGGCACCAGCGCATGGACGTGCAGCAGCTGCGCGACCTGCTGGTCCCCGCCCCCGGCGGCGCCGCGGTGCGGGTGCGCGACGTGGCGCGGGTGGACGAGCGCGAGGTGCTCAGCCGCATCATCCGCGAAGACCAGCAGTACCAGCGCACGGTGAGCTACGAATTCCGCGGGCCCGCCAAGCTGGGCGACAAGGTGCACGAGGCGGTCATCAAGGCCACCCGCCTTCCCGCCGGCTACACGCTGGTGGGGCGCGAAGAGTGGAAGTGGTCCGACGACGAGCGCACGCAGATCTACGGGGTGCTGGGCATCTCCCTGGTCCTGGTCTTCATGGTCACCGCCGCGCTCTTCGAGTCGCTGCGCCAGCCGCTGTGCGTGCTGCTGACGGTGCCCATGGCGCTGATCGGCGTGTTCATGGTTTTCTTCTTTTCCGGCGCCAGCTTCACCCGCGAAGCCTTCATCGGGGTGATCATGATGGGCGGCGTGGTCACCAACAACGCCACCCTCCTGGTCGACCACCTGAACCAGGTGCGGGCCACGGCCGGGCTCCCGCTCCGCGACGCCATCCTGCGCGGCACGCTGGAACGGGTGAGGCCCATCCTGATGACCAGCGCGGTGACCATCCTGGGGCTGCTCCCGCTCGTGCTGTTCAGCGAGGCCGCCGACGCCAACATCTGGAATGCGCTCGGATACTCGCTGCTGGGCGGCCTGGCCAGCTCCACGGTCCTCGTCCTCACCGTCACCCCGGCGCTCTACCTACTCTTCGAGCGCGGCCCGGAGCGCAGGCGCCTCCATGACGCCGAGGCCGCCGCGCCAGCGCCGTCTGCCGAGCCGGCGCCCGAGCCCGTGCCCGCCTGAGCGAGTCCCCTCTTCCACCGCCGACCCGACCCATGGAACCAAAGATCCGTCGATTCGTTGCCCGTGCCGCCTGCCTCCTTCTCGCCGCCTGCGGGGAAGAGTCCGCGAGCACGGGATTCGTCGTCGACACCCTCCCCGGCGGGCGCGTGGTCGCCAGCAACACCGGGACGGGCGCGTGGAAGAAAGGCGGGGGATGGACGCTCGTCGAAGAGCTTCGCATCGGCACGGCCGACGGCGAGGGACCCGACATGTTCAGCGGAATCCAGGCCCTCCAGGCCGACCCGCTGGGGCGCGTCTGGGTGGCCGACCGGAGCACGCAGGAGATCCGGGTCTTTGGAAGCGACGGGCGGCACGTGCGCACGGTCGGCCGCAAGGGTGCGGGCCCGGGCGAGTTCGAGAGCGTGATGGGGATGTCGTGGGCGGCGGATGGCATCCTGTGGGTGGCGGACGGCGACAACAACCGGTATACCGTTCTCGATACCGCGGGCAGGGTACTCGCCACGCATCGGCGCGAATCAGGGATGATGCAGATTCCCTGGCCCGGCGGCTTCGATGGCCGGGGGCGGCTGCACGACGTCGTTCCCGGCGCCGACTTCCGCCCGTCGGTGGTGCGCTATGGGCCCGGCCTGAAGCAGGCCGACACGGTTCCACTCCCGGAGTACGAGCAGGCCAGCTTCACCATCGTTCGCGACGGCCGGAGGCGGATGAGCGTGACGGTGCCGTTCGCGCCGAGCCGCGACTGGCGGGTTTCACGCGGGGGCGTGTGGATCGGCACCGGCGAAGCGTTCCGCGTTCACCGGCTGGGCGAACGCGGCGACACGGTGTTCACCGTCGAGCGGCAGTACGAGCCGGTGCCGATCACGGCGGCGGAGCGGGATACCGCCCTGGCACGGCTGAAGTGGTTCACCGACCAGGGCGGAAAGGTGGATGCCTCGCGGGTTCCCGCCCACAAGCCGGCGTTCGAGGGGTTCTTCGAGGACGACCAGGGCTACCTGTGGGTGCGGCCGTACACGCGCGAGGGCCAGGAGGGAGGATACGACGTGTTCGACCCGGCCGGCCGGTACCTGGGACACGTGGAGATGCCGGGGCGCCCCGGCTACGTGCAGCCCGTAGTGCGAGGCAACCTGCTGTACGCGATGGTGCTGGACGACGACGACGTCGGGTACGTGGTGCGGTACCGCATCCAGGGGCGCTGAGCCGCCTGGACGGCCGGATGGGATCGAGGAGGGACGGAGAACGGGCTCTCCGTCCCTCCTCTTCGTCTCGCCGTGCGAGGCCGTTCTGACGCGGCTGCATCTGACGGCACCGTGGTTGCTGCGTTACATTCCTGACAGGCAGCAACCTTTCGGTCCGAACGACAGGCAGCGCAGTGGACAAGGTCTTTCGCAAGCTCTTCAAGCAGCACTTCGGCGCCCCGCCGGTCAGCATCCTCGAGATCGCGGGCGACGGCTCGGCGCGCAAGATGGTGCGGCTGGTGGGCGAGAACATGGAAACGGCCGTGGGCGTCGTGGGCCCTGACCCCGACGAGAACCGCGCCTTCCTCTCGTTCTCGCGCTCCTTCCACGGCATCGGCCTCCCCGTCCCCGAGATCTACGCGGTGGACGAGAAGGCCGGGATGTACGTAGAGGAGGACCTGGGCGAGACCACCCTGTTCGACGCCGTCTCGCAGGCCCGCCAGGCCGACCCCCAGGCCGACTTTCCGGCCGAGATGCTGCCCGTGTACCGGCGCATCCTGGAGGTGCTTCCCCGCTTCCAGGTAGAGGGCGGCAAGGTGGTCGACTACTCCGTCGCCTACCCGCGCGCGGCGTTCGACCGGCAGTCCATCCTGTGGGACCTGAACTACTTCAAGTACCACTTCCTCAAGCTGGCGCACATCCCCTTCAACGAGGCGCGGCTGGAGAAGGACTTCCGCCGCTTCGCCACCTTCCTGCTGGGCGCCGACACCCGCCACTTCCTGTACCGCGACTTCCAGTCGCGCAACGTGATGGTGCGCGAGGGCGAGCCCTGGTTCATCGAC includes:
- a CDS encoding 6-bladed beta-propeller; amino-acid sequence: MEPKIRRFVARAACLLLAACGEESASTGFVVDTLPGGRVVASNTGTGAWKKGGGWTLVEELRIGTADGEGPDMFSGIQALQADPLGRVWVADRSTQEIRVFGSDGRHVRTVGRKGAGPGEFESVMGMSWAADGILWVADGDNNRYTVLDTAGRVLATHRRESGMMQIPWPGGFDGRGRLHDVVPGADFRPSVVRYGPGLKQADTVPLPEYEQASFTIVRDGRRRMSVTVPFAPSRDWRVSRGGVWIGTGEAFRVHRLGERGDTVFTVERQYEPVPITAAERDTALARLKWFTDQGGKVDASRVPAHKPAFEGFFEDDQGYLWVRPYTREGQEGGYDVFDPAGRYLGHVEMPGRPGYVQPVVRGNLLYAMVLDDDDVGYVVRYRIQGR
- a CDS encoding efflux RND transporter permease subunit codes for the protein MIRFSIRRPVAVAMAYAALALLGVASWLNVPLELLPDTQLPRLRVTVSWPGASPEVTEAFLTSPVEAAVQQVRGVETVTSTSEEGRGTIEVEFARSADMNFARMDLGERLAALDESLPEEAGRPVVEPYVPEEFQEQNRPFLRYTITGPLTAEALRTVLDETVAPELRQVEGVADVQGFGGRQRVLEIALDERRILALGLSPEQVRERVAEAEDVREAGAVERAGMRYTLAIREYAGSAERLRRLALLTDRGRVVRLQDVAVIRDTYEEPRSLYRIDGQPAVSFQVVKQIGSNVVKVADAVKAQAALTERRLPGGARLILDDDESEAVRTQLTDLRGRAVSSALIVFVVLFLFLRSFRSAAIVFASIAFSALITLNLLYFGGLTLNVLTLMGLAMGFGLIIDNAVVVLENVYRHARTAPDARAAAERGAGEMVLPVLAATLTTIIVFIPFVYLQGEVRLFYVPLAIVVGFTNLASLFVTFTFTPALAGRLLESRVRTIREREVSTRRPPYERLYASAVSATLRRPWLAVVASLLMLGGSFHLFDKYVTRGTVWQPWWNQESYISINFGLPRGEELERTDDLVKYFEQRLKAMPEVSRFTTYVYPQAAQMRVDFPDSLQETSIPVSIKEQLEAYSHQYGGAEVRVYGYGPSFYGGGASPPNYSIKVLGYNYEQVRRIADDLGTRLQRFTRIQDVDTNSSGAWYQQDKATEVVLRVNRQALAAHGVTSTEVVQRVSAAVGRNGQRGFLRLGDEEMAFSVALDGHQRMDVQQLRDLLVPAPGGAAVRVRDVARVDEREVLSRIIREDQQYQRTVSYEFRGPAKLGDKVHEAVIKATRLPAGYTLVGREEWKWSDDERTQIYGVLGISLVLVFMVTAALFESLRQPLCVLLTVPMALIGVFMVFFFSGASFTREAFIGVIMMGGVVTNNATLLVDHLNQVRATAGLPLRDAILRGTLERVRPILMTSAVTILGLLPLVLFSEAADANIWNALGYSLLGGLASSTVLVLTVTPALYLLFERGPERRRLHDAEAAAPAPSAEPAPEPVPA